Proteins from a genomic interval of Stenotrophomonas sp. WZN-1:
- a CDS encoding c-type cytochrome — translation MRASCLLIAVAVALLATACQRPPAVPASPEQAQQQAMQRAFELCAGCHTVQPGGIHRFGPNLHGVIGRRAGSLPDYGYSDGMHRANITWSAQTLDTFLQSPTHLVPGTRMYNAFPSAERRALVIAYLQQQSAQ, via the coding sequence ATGCGTGCCTCCTGCCTGCTCATCGCCGTTGCCGTGGCCCTGCTTGCCACGGCCTGCCAGCGCCCGCCCGCGGTGCCTGCCTCGCCCGAACAGGCGCAGCAACAGGCCATGCAGCGCGCGTTCGAGCTGTGTGCCGGCTGCCACACCGTGCAGCCCGGTGGCATCCACCGCTTCGGGCCCAACCTGCACGGCGTGATCGGTCGCCGCGCCGGCAGCCTGCCCGACTATGGCTACTCCGACGGCATGCACCGCGCCAACATCACCTGGAGCGCGCAGACGTTGGACACCTTCCTGCAGTCACCCACCCACCTGGTGCCCGGCACGCGCATGTACAACGCCTTCCCCAGCGCAGAACGCCGCGCCCTGGTGATCGCCTACCTGCAGCAGCAGTCGGCTCAGTGA
- a CDS encoding transporter substrate-binding domain-containing protein: MRRWAVRGLLLLLAVLVLPVAQAQPAPGLLPLSPLQREYLVAHPTIVVGQYDSGWPPFESLRDGQQVGLGPDYLSQLARQLGVKIEARRYPDWTSVLDAACRGEIDVVMNVGLSADRTRCMVYTAAYSEAPLALVGRPDDLRASDMPDLEGLRVVIEQDFLTGPQVRARFPRARQLVANDTLTALQMVRDDKADVYIGNAFVATELIASRRLQGVALLRPSDLPPERLHFGIPNGKQPLAEALDLALAATSQAQRDALAQRWLPPPHWSASAQLALSQAEKRVLEQPLKIGFAPNAAPLSFTGEDGRPSGLASEYLQRLMQAGANLQVENSHDWYEVREKARRGELQAVMGMPVDSRYLGPDWVFSQPFISVPNVIVVRSDGESLLGLADLQDRRVLLSDPERVRTYVLQQAPQARIIAARSAEQALQRLLDGEADAYVGNLAVVDHLLRSRFPGRLQVAAPAGFNDQLVLAVERRHAALATTFDRLLLQMTPRKREALRSAWLAVEYRNGADWNKVLRWGIPVLLVLLTALLVHGVGHWRLRREVAGRRQLEQRLAEVTDNLPAVVYQARRDADGTLSFPFIAGDLPALFGITRQQAEQDARVLLERIEEEDRAHILHSIEQAARQFAPLILEFRLRSDREGARWVRSQAHPYAAEEGAVIWSGYWVDVSEARMQADALAAAKADAEQAAEAKSRFLATMSHEIRTPMSGVLGMLEVLAHSPLDSEQQRILGVIEDSAQMLRQILDDILDYSRLEAGALRLEPVPQPLRPLLESVCRLLSAQASARGLALHVQIDPQLAPAHEVDGVRLRQIVFNLLSNAIKFTAQGEVRLQLEVLGPTSEDGVQPLCLSVTDTGIGIAPEQLQHLFAPFTQAGAYIQRDHGGTGLGLSICQRLVQMMQGELTLDSTLGEGTRAEVRVSLVEAGSEDAAALLAEQDRTALLPAALRQARVLVIEDHPTNQAMMAWRLQQLGVPHVLLGDGQQALDRLSTESFDLVITDCRMPVLDGFGFTRLLREREGRTGQPRLTVLALTASVLDDDARRCREAGMDEVLAKPLSLATLRTALLRWLPQAQGQSFEVPVTEVAADNGEALPDLATLQQRFGSRAVAEQLRDSLLQASEGDLAAVQRAVQAGDREAAALHLHRQAGGLGAVGATALAGQANALVERLQDAAEADPAPLFSAVTAFVARLQQQLQRLAH, encoded by the coding sequence ATGCGTAGGTGGGCTGTTCGCGGGCTGCTCCTGCTTCTGGCGGTGCTGGTCCTGCCCGTGGCCCAGGCACAGCCGGCCCCTGGCCTGCTGCCGCTCAGCCCGTTGCAGCGCGAATACCTGGTGGCGCATCCGACCATCGTTGTCGGGCAGTATGACAGCGGCTGGCCCCCCTTCGAGTCCCTTCGTGACGGCCAGCAGGTCGGGCTGGGACCGGACTACCTGTCGCAACTTGCTCGCCAGCTCGGCGTGAAGATTGAGGCGCGCCGCTATCCGGACTGGACTTCCGTGCTGGATGCGGCATGCCGTGGCGAGATCGACGTGGTGATGAATGTCGGTCTCAGTGCCGACCGCACCCGTTGCATGGTCTATACCGCTGCCTACAGCGAGGCGCCGCTGGCCCTGGTTGGCCGGCCGGACGACCTGCGTGCCTCCGACATGCCCGACCTGGAGGGGCTGCGGGTGGTGATCGAGCAGGATTTCCTGACCGGTCCACAGGTGCGTGCCCGTTTCCCGCGTGCTCGCCAGCTTGTCGCAAACGACACGTTGACGGCATTGCAGATGGTCAGAGACGACAAGGCTGACGTCTACATCGGCAATGCCTTCGTCGCCACCGAGCTGATCGCCAGCCGGCGCCTGCAAGGCGTGGCGCTGCTGCGGCCGAGCGACCTCCCACCCGAACGGCTGCATTTCGGTATTCCCAACGGCAAGCAACCCCTGGCCGAAGCCCTGGACCTGGCGCTGGCCGCGACCAGCCAGGCCCAGCGCGATGCGCTGGCACAACGCTGGTTGCCACCTCCGCATTGGTCGGCATCGGCGCAGCTGGCGTTGAGCCAGGCCGAGAAGCGCGTGCTGGAGCAGCCGTTGAAGATCGGTTTTGCTCCGAATGCCGCGCCACTGTCGTTCACCGGCGAGGATGGCCGGCCCAGTGGCCTGGCCAGCGAGTACCTGCAGCGCCTGATGCAGGCCGGCGCCAACCTGCAGGTCGAGAACAGCCACGACTGGTACGAGGTGCGTGAAAAGGCACGCCGCGGTGAACTGCAGGCGGTGATGGGCATGCCTGTCGATTCGCGCTACCTGGGCCCGGACTGGGTGTTCAGCCAGCCCTTCATCAGCGTGCCGAACGTGATTGTGGTCAGGAGCGATGGCGAGTCGCTCCTGGGCCTGGCGGATCTGCAGGACCGGCGGGTGCTGCTGTCCGACCCGGAGCGCGTGCGCACCTATGTGCTGCAGCAGGCACCGCAGGCCCGGATCATCGCTGCGCGCAGCGCCGAGCAGGCCCTGCAGCGCCTGCTTGACGGCGAGGCCGACGCCTATGTCGGCAACCTTGCCGTGGTCGATCATCTGCTGCGCAGCCGTTTCCCGGGGCGGCTGCAGGTGGCAGCCCCGGCCGGTTTCAACGACCAGCTGGTGCTGGCGGTGGAGCGCCGGCATGCGGCGCTGGCCACCACCTTCGATCGCCTGCTGCTGCAGATGACCCCGCGCAAGCGCGAAGCGCTGCGCAGCGCCTGGCTGGCGGTGGAGTACCGCAACGGCGCCGACTGGAACAAGGTGCTGCGGTGGGGCATACCGGTACTGCTGGTGCTGCTGACCGCATTGCTGGTGCATGGCGTCGGCCATTGGCGGCTGCGCCGCGAGGTGGCAGGACGTCGCCAGCTGGAGCAGCGCCTGGCAGAGGTGACTGACAACCTGCCCGCAGTGGTCTATCAGGCGCGTCGCGACGCCGATGGCACGCTCAGCTTCCCGTTCATCGCCGGCGACCTGCCTGCGTTGTTCGGTATCACCCGACAGCAGGCCGAGCAGGACGCCAGGGTGTTGCTGGAACGCATCGAGGAAGAGGACCGCGCGCACATCCTGCACTCCATCGAGCAGGCTGCGCGCCAGTTCGCCCCATTGATCCTGGAGTTCCGCCTGCGCAGCGATAGGGAGGGCGCGCGCTGGGTGCGCAGCCAGGCCCACCCCTATGCCGCCGAAGAGGGCGCGGTGATCTGGAGCGGATACTGGGTGGACGTGAGCGAAGCGCGGATGCAGGCCGATGCCCTGGCGGCGGCGAAGGCGGACGCCGAGCAGGCCGCCGAGGCCAAATCGCGCTTCCTGGCCACGATGAGCCATGAGATCCGCACGCCGATGAGTGGCGTGCTGGGCATGCTGGAGGTGCTGGCGCACTCCCCGCTGGACAGCGAACAGCAGCGCATCCTCGGCGTGATCGAGGATTCGGCGCAGATGCTGCGGCAGATCCTCGATGACATCCTCGATTACTCGCGGCTGGAAGCAGGGGCGTTGCGCCTGGAACCGGTGCCGCAACCGCTGCGGCCCCTGCTGGAAAGCGTGTGCCGCCTGCTGTCGGCCCAGGCCAGCGCGCGTGGCCTGGCGCTGCACGTGCAGATCGACCCACAGCTGGCGCCTGCCCACGAAGTGGATGGCGTGCGGCTGCGCCAGATCGTGTTCAACCTGCTCAGCAATGCCATCAAGTTCACTGCTCAGGGCGAGGTGCGCCTGCAGCTGGAGGTGCTGGGACCGACCAGCGAAGACGGCGTGCAACCGCTGTGCCTGAGCGTCACCGACACCGGCATCGGCATCGCGCCGGAACAACTGCAGCACCTGTTCGCGCCCTTTACGCAGGCCGGTGCCTACATCCAGCGTGACCACGGCGGGACCGGCCTGGGCCTGAGCATCTGCCAGCGACTGGTGCAGATGATGCAGGGCGAACTCACCCTGGACAGCACGCTGGGCGAAGGAACCCGTGCCGAAGTGCGGGTATCGCTGGTGGAGGCCGGCAGCGAGGACGCGGCGGCGCTGCTGGCTGAGCAGGACCGGACCGCGCTGCTGCCCGCCGCGCTGCGCCAGGCACGGGTGCTGGTGATCGAGGATCACCCGACCAACCAGGCGATGATGGCGTGGCGGCTGCAGCAGCTGGGCGTGCCCCATGTGCTGCTGGGCGATGGCCAGCAGGCGCTGGACCGCTTGTCGACGGAGTCCTTTGATCTGGTCATTACCGATTGCCGCATGCCGGTACTCGACGGGTTCGGCTTCACCCGCCTGCTGCGCGAGCGCGAGGGCCGCACCGGCCAGCCGCGGCTGACGGTGCTGGCGCTGACCGCCAGCGTGCTGGACGACGATGCGCGCCGCTGCCGCGAGGCCGGCATGGACGAGGTACTGGCCAAGCCGCTGTCGCTGGCCACGCTGCGTACCGCGCTGCTGCGCTGGCTGCCGCAGGCCCAGGGCCAGTCGTTCGAAGTGCCGGTGACGGAGGTTGCCGCCGACAACGGTGAAGCATTGCCTGATCTGGCCACCCTGCAGCAGCGCTTCGGCTCGCGCGCGGTGGCCGAGCAGCTGCGCGACAGCCTGTTGCAGGCCAGCGAGGGCGACCTGGCGGCCGTGCAGCGCGCCGTGCAGGCCGGCGACCGCGAGGCGGCGGCGCTGCACCTGCACCGGCAGGCGGGCGGCCTGGGTGCGGTCGGGGCGACGGCACTGGCCGGGCAGGCCAATGCCCTGGTCGAGCGCCTGCAGGATGCGGCGGAGGCCGATCCGGCGCCGTTGTTCTCCGCCGTAACGGCGTTCGTGGCGCGGCTGCAGCAACAGCTGCAGCGCCTGGCTCACTGA
- a CDS encoding response regulator transcription factor — MSLRIIIADDHPVVRIGTRAVIESSGVGRVVGEADSAQALMTLLANQPCDLLVTDYSMPGSPQADGFAMIGMIRRRHPDLPVLMLSVSSNLAILRMVLDSGVLGLVDKSSSMDELPQAIQSVYRGQPYISRSLRERVDAAGSWRMREGDGKPLSPREVEVLRLLGTGMTVKEISLQLHKSVSTISRQKGDAMLKLGLKGDAELFDYLRDGKI; from the coding sequence ATGAGCTTGCGCATCATCATCGCAGACGATCACCCCGTGGTCCGTATCGGTACCCGCGCCGTCATCGAGTCGAGCGGCGTGGGCCGCGTGGTCGGCGAGGCCGACAGCGCGCAGGCACTGATGACCCTGCTCGCCAACCAGCCCTGTGACCTGCTGGTCACCGACTACTCCATGCCGGGCAGTCCACAGGCCGATGGCTTCGCCATGATCGGCATGATCCGCCGCCGCCATCCCGACCTGCCGGTACTGATGCTCAGCGTCTCCAGCAACCTGGCGATCCTGCGCATGGTGCTCGACAGTGGCGTGCTCGGTCTGGTCGACAAGAGTTCGTCGATGGACGAGCTGCCGCAGGCCATCCAGTCGGTCTACCGCGGCCAGCCCTACATCAGCCGCAGCCTGCGCGAGCGGGTGGACGCGGCCGGCAGCTGGCGCATGCGCGAGGGCGACGGCAAGCCGTTGTCACCACGCGAAGTGGAGGTGCTGCGACTGCTCGGCACCGGCATGACGGTTAAGGAGATCTCGCTGCAGCTGCACAAGAGCGTCAGCACCATCAGCCGGCAGAAGGGCGACGCCATGCTCAAGCTGGGGCTGAAGGGCGACGCCGAATTGTTCGACTACCTGCGTGACGGCAAGATCTGA